From a single Anomaloglossus baeobatrachus isolate aAnoBae1 chromosome 4, aAnoBae1.hap1, whole genome shotgun sequence genomic region:
- the LOC142302032 gene encoding beta-1,3-galactosyltransferase 2-like isoform X2, with translation MKGRICSLKFVSLLFLIMFGCLVFYKRKLQMINKSIGDSIKLQERKKPVNNMTYPAFKHPLAPPYPFPYKFLINQPDKCKYRKPFLILMVIGECQDFDSRHTIRETWGNVSIYDVEVVMVFLVGLPRIAPERTRDLLKEESETFGDIVQQDFMDTYYNLTLKTLMGMEWVTKFCPSASYVMKIDNDMFLNVDYLIHNVLYPDLPVRTNYFTGFIVRNTGPMRSKAYKWYIPTEIYPNNTYPPYCAGPGYVFSADMAKKIYDVAQEIRVIPNEDVFMGICLYELQIPPTEPPRNVLNGHKIEYNHCKFRTLATVHHYRGQELRSIWEDFWAKKSHKC, from the coding sequence ATGAAAGGCCGAATCTGTTCTTTGAAATTTGTTAGCCTACTTTTCCTGATAATGTTCGGGTGCTTAGTCTTCTACAAAAGAAAATTACAAATGATCAACAAATCAATTGGAGATTCTATAAAATTACAGGAAAGAAAGAAACCTGTGAATAATATGACCTACCCGGCGTTCAAGCACCCCCTGGCTCCTCCGTATCCATTTCCATACAAGTTCCTCATTAACCAGCCGGACAAGTGCAAGTACCGGAAGCCTTTCCTTATTTTAATGGTGATAGGAGAGTGCCAAGATTTTGACTCTAGACATACAATACGAGAAACATGGGGAAATGTAAGCATTTATGATGTTGAGGTGGTCATGGTTTTTCTGGTGGGTCTACCTCGAATTGCTCCTGAGAGAACTAGGGATTTGTTAAAGGAGGAAAGTGAGACCTTTGGAGACATCGTACAACAAGACTTCATGGACACCTATTACAATTTGACCTTGAAAACCTTAATGGGTATGGAGTGGGTGACCAAATTTTGTCCTTCTGCCAGCTATGTCATGAAGATAGACAACGACATGTTTCTTAATGTAGACTACTTGATTCATAATGTTCTTTATCCAGACTTACCTGTTCGTACAAATTACTTCACAGGCTTCATAGTTAGGAACACTGGACCTATGAGGAGCAAGGCTTATAAATGGTACATACCAACGGAAATCTACCCAAATAATACCTACCCGCCCTATTGTGCTGGTCCTGGATATGTATTTTCAGCTGACATGGCAAAGAAAATCTATGATGTGGCCCAAGAAATTAGGGTCATCCCCAATGAAGATGTTTTTATGGGAATTTGCTTATATGAGCTTCAGATTCCACCTACTGAACCCCCAAGAAATGTACTTAATGGACACAAGATTGAGTACAACCATTGCAAATTTCGGACACTTGCCACAGTTCACCATTATCGTGGACAAGAGCTACGGAGTATATGGGAAGACTTTTGGGCTAAAAAATCTCACAAGTGCTAA
- the LOC142302032 gene encoding beta-1,3-galactosyltransferase 1-like isoform X1, whose protein sequence is MPGIRVWNLGKICIFGGNMKGRICSLKFVSLLFLIMFGCLVFYKRKLQMINKSIGDSIKLQERKKPVNNMTYPAFKHPLAPPYPFPYKFLINQPDKCKYRKPFLILMVIGECQDFDSRHTIRETWGNVSIYDVEVVMVFLVGLPRIAPERTRDLLKEESETFGDIVQQDFMDTYYNLTLKTLMGMEWVTKFCPSASYVMKIDNDMFLNVDYLIHNVLYPDLPVRTNYFTGFIVRNTGPMRSKAYKWYIPTEIYPNNTYPPYCAGPGYVFSADMAKKIYDVAQEIRVIPNEDVFMGICLYELQIPPTEPPRNVLNGHKIEYNHCKFRTLATVHHYRGQELRSIWEDFWAKKSHKC, encoded by the exons ATGCCAGGGATACGTGTCTG GAATCTTGGTAAGATCTGCATCTTTGGAGGCAATATGAAAGGCCGAATCTGTTCTTTGAAATTTGTTAGCCTACTTTTCCTGATAATGTTCGGGTGCTTAGTCTTCTACAAAAGAAAATTACAAATGATCAACAAATCAATTGGAGATTCTATAAAATTACAGGAAAGAAAGAAACCTGTGAATAATATGACCTACCCGGCGTTCAAGCACCCCCTGGCTCCTCCGTATCCATTTCCATACAAGTTCCTCATTAACCAGCCGGACAAGTGCAAGTACCGGAAGCCTTTCCTTATTTTAATGGTGATAGGAGAGTGCCAAGATTTTGACTCTAGACATACAATACGAGAAACATGGGGAAATGTAAGCATTTATGATGTTGAGGTGGTCATGGTTTTTCTGGTGGGTCTACCTCGAATTGCTCCTGAGAGAACTAGGGATTTGTTAAAGGAGGAAAGTGAGACCTTTGGAGACATCGTACAACAAGACTTCATGGACACCTATTACAATTTGACCTTGAAAACCTTAATGGGTATGGAGTGGGTGACCAAATTTTGTCCTTCTGCCAGCTATGTCATGAAGATAGACAACGACATGTTTCTTAATGTAGACTACTTGATTCATAATGTTCTTTATCCAGACTTACCTGTTCGTACAAATTACTTCACAGGCTTCATAGTTAGGAACACTGGACCTATGAGGAGCAAGGCTTATAAATGGTACATACCAACGGAAATCTACCCAAATAATACCTACCCGCCCTATTGTGCTGGTCCTGGATATGTATTTTCAGCTGACATGGCAAAGAAAATCTATGATGTGGCCCAAGAAATTAGGGTCATCCCCAATGAAGATGTTTTTATGGGAATTTGCTTATATGAGCTTCAGATTCCACCTACTGAACCCCCAAGAAATGTACTTAATGGACACAAGATTGAGTACAACCATTGCAAATTTCGGACACTTGCCACAGTTCACCATTATCGTGGACAAGAGCTACGGAGTATATGGGAAGACTTTTGGGCTAAAAAATCTCACAAGTGCTAA